A DNA window from Nitrospirota bacterium contains the following coding sequences:
- a CDS encoding type II toxin-antitoxin system VapC family toxin, whose translation MKTVYIETSIVSYLTARPARDLIAAAWQNATSSWWTIQRLRFELYTSQLVVEEAEQGDPDAAGRRLAVLSQLPHLAITDEVTKLALALLKAGALPHAATGDAIHVALAAYHEVDYLLTWNCRHIDNAELKPLIRSVCISNGYQYPEICTPLELMGDQNDD comes from the coding sequence ATGAAAACTGTTTATATTGAAACATCAATTGTGAGTTATCTGACTGCCCGACCAGCACGGGATTTGATTGCCGCAGCGTGGCAGAACGCAACCAGTTCATGGTGGACGATTCAACGATTGCGCTTCGAGCTCTACACCTCACAATTGGTTGTGGAGGAGGCCGAGCAAGGCGATCCGGATGCAGCGGGACGGCGCCTCGCGGTTTTATCACAATTGCCACATCTTGCAATAACAGACGAAGTAACCAAACTTGCACTCGCGCTTCTGAAGGCTGGAGCGTTGCCGCATGCTGCGACTGGTGATGCAATACATGTAGCATTGGCAGCTTATCACGAAGTTGATTATTTGCTGACCTGGAATTGTCGTCATATCGACAACGCCGAACTGAAACCATTAATTCGGAGTGTTTGCATAAGCAACGGCTATCAATATCCGGAGATATGCACGCCTTTGGAACTTATGGGGGATCAAAACGATGATTAA